The window GCAGAAGCTGGCCTGTGTTTTATCCAATTTGATATCTGCAACCGGCTTTTTCAGTTCAACGCGTTGCACGCCTTGAACATGCAGCGCGGCATAAATGGCGCTAAGGACAATGTCACGGCCTAATCGGTGTTGCTGTGTCGCATAGCGTTTCACTTGTTCTTCTGCCGCCGCCATAATCGGTTCGTATTCAGGGGAGGGATAACAGTAAATCACCGCGTCGATTTCATAGTTAACGATGGTTGCTGATTGTACTGTGACACGATCAGCAACCGGTCTAACGTCCTCATCGTTTAACGCAATATTCACTTTCTCAATTAAATCAGCCGGTGCGCTGCCGTTCCCCTCGCGGGATAAAACCGTAACCGTGACATGAGCCGGTAGCGGACTAATTACCGAGGCATCAGAAACCCGACCATCAGCGCTGCGAGCATGATATTCATAACTGCCAATAGGGCCAGCTACGCTTAACGCTTCGAAAGCGGCCGGTATACGCATACGTAAATTGGCATCAGACTCATACATCGGTGCAATCGGTGGGATGGCGTTTTCATCACCCGCAGATAACATCAAGCGTTTCACGTTATTATTGGCTGCCAGTTGGTCAAGGTCGACACCGGTAGCAAAAGCCACCATACTTGCGCGAGCCGCTTCATTAACCCGCTGACGTAAAATCAATTCTCTATAGCAATTTTCTTGCAGTAATTTGGTTAACGGCTCGGATTCTAATTCTAAAGTGCGGGCTATCGCTTCCCGCTGTTCTTCTGGCATTGCAGCGATTAACGCGGTTTTGCGCTCGGCAAATAGCACCTCAGAATCTAATAGTTCGACAACATCGGGTGCCGGCAATAAACTTAAATCAATACTGGCTGCCATTGTTACCTCACATTGACCGAAAAATTAAGTGACTGGTTGGTGTCTTGGGTTGTGGCTTCAATATCCACAATCATCTGCGCAGCCTCGGTGCTATTTAGGCTAATGCGAGTTAATAAAATGCGTGGCTCCCATTTCAACAATGCGGTGTAGCACGCTGACATTAACTGCAATGTCAGCGCGGAATTTTGTGGCTGGTCGATAAGTTCTGATAATAGCGAACCATAATTTCGCCGTGCGATGCGTGAGCCTATAGGGGTAATCAAAATATCGCGCACGGATTGGCGTATATGTTCAATATCGGAAAGGCACTTTCCATTTTCTCGACTCATGCCGCAATATCTCATTGTGGTTTTCCTGTGGATTCGCCACCGCTACGTACACCGCCATGAGTGTGCTCATGCAACGTAATACCATTGGATGTAATTGCGCCGCCGGTGTGTGTGAAATTGCCCGTCATTTTGCCGCCCTCGGTGACATTGAGCGTGGCACAGGTCAGATTTTGTGAACAAATTACAGTTGGGGTTGTCAGGTTAATTTGTTTGCTTGCATTAACGACAACCACTTTTGTGGTTGCGTTGATTTGCTCACTGGCCTCAATCGTAGCCGTTTTAATCCCTGTTGCGATTAATGCACCAGTAGCGGGTTCATATTCAATGATTGCCCCGTCTGAATAAGTACGATGATCTGCTGTGAGGGAGTCTGTTGGTTCTGAGTGTTCATTGGAAAAGATACCGGTTAGCACAAATGCCGTGGTAAGTTCACCGCCTAACGCCAAGATAAGGACTTGCTCACCCACGCTTGGTGCGTTCATCGTGCGCGTGCTACCGGCGCGTAAGGTAACCCAATTTAGCCAGTCGGTTTCTAGGTTTCCAATTTGCACACGACAGCCTTTCTTGGCATCAACATTAGTCACGCTACCAATGCGGATCAGGTTTCTGATTAGACGTAAAATATCTGCATTATTCATAAAACATAGATTGCCACGGATGAAGAATAAGGCATATGTATATGGCTTTGTGCCATGATTGGCACAAGTTGAATAACGTGAAATTAGTTATCTTTACAGCTTGTAGTTTATAAACTACAATTGCATCATGAAAGAACTTAAACAAACTGAAGCATTCCGTTTATGGGAATCTAAGCTAAAAGACAAAAGGGCTAAGACCATTATAGCAACGCGCCTATTTAGGTTAGCAAATGGATTAGCTGGTGATGCAACGCCCGTTGGAGAAGGGATCAGTGAATTAAGAATCCATCACGGCCCTGGCTATCGTGTTTATTACCAACAACGAGGGAATACGATAATTCTTTTGCTATGTGGTGGTGATAAAAGCTCTCAATCACGAGATATTACATTAGCTAAGACACTGGCTAAAAAGTGGATTTTAGAGGAAAACAATGATGAGTAATTTAACAACCTATGACCCAGCGTTGGCGCTAGTTGATGATGAAGAGATTGCATTTTTTATGGCTGACGCAATCGAAACAGGAGATTCAGCGTACATTGCGAAAGCGTTAGGCATTGTGGCCAGAGCCAAAGGTATGAGCCAAATCGCGGCAGAAACGGGGCTTTCCCGTGAGCAGCTATACCGTTCATTTAGTGAAGATGGCAACCCTACGCTAAAATCCACGTTAGCCGTGATGAAAGCGCTGGGTGTTGAACTTACGGTAAAAACCCACATTAACTAGTTTTATCACCGAGCCAGAAAATCAATAATCTGGCTTTCAATATGCCTGATTTCTTGTGGCGTCAGCCCTAGCAACTGGCGTGATGGGTAGGTAATTTTTGCATTGCCAATACGCTCTGTTAAACCAAATTGATGCACGCCAGCAATATTCCCCGCTGAAGGTAAAAAATAAATCGCTGCTTCTTTATCGCTGCTATACGTTCTTAAAAAACGGGCAGTGGCGAGTTTTTTAAACATGCGCGTTTGCTTGGTTTTACGCTCAGTGCTGATTTTATCTTTCTTGATGCTGATATAGCGCTGAATATCTGACTTACGAAATGAACGCTGGGCTTTTTTATTCGCGTCTTGGCCAGTAATGGTTTTGCTATTACCTCGCCAATTCCGTAAGGTGCGTTTTTGGCCGTGCCACATAAATTGGATCTCACGTTGTACCGTGACAAAATTGGCTTTGCGTTTGGTGTATGGGCTGCCATCCGAATTTTTTTGTTGCTGTATTCGCTTAATTTGAGAACGGCGTAAATCACGAGTGATTTCTTTCGCCAGCTGTCGGCGCTGGCCTTGTGACATCCGATTTAATAAATGTGTTAACTCGTTGTCAAGTTGACGCAAAGTATCATCATTCATCGTGTCGTTGACCATTCATCAAAAGGATTAGTTGGCTCAGGGGTGGCTTCAATCACATATTTGCCGTCTTTATCAATCGCTAATACGCGCTCAGTGAGATTTAAATCAATACTAATGTGGGCGGTTTTGTTATCTAAAATTACCGCCTCAAATCTAAAATCTTGTTGCCGCTTTGCGGGGTTCGCTGAAATATCGGATTGATTTTTTCTTAGCCAATCATTGACTACCGCAATTAAGACATTTTGGTCACCACTATAGCGCTCAATAATAATATTAGCAGTGTATTCATATTCAAAACTGGGCGTTTCTTCCAAGGTGGAAATAATCCGCCCGTTTTCAACGAACAAGTATAAATTTTCGGGGTTATCTTTGAGAAATGGAATTTTGCGGTCTAAATATTCCCGTAAGTTAGTGAGTTTTTTCACGGTTCCGTTCCTCATCAAATTGCTCAATCGCACTTAGTTGAATATTGGCGGTTTCTAAGGCTGCAAGTAAAGGGTCAACCATCGAAGCCAAATCGCAATAAGTTAGAACCCGTCCGGTAGAGGCGGTGGTACTTGCTGGGTTAATGTTTTCGGAATGGGAATGCATTGCGATTGCACGGATACGGTAGGCGTTGTCGAGCACCCGATCAGCAAGATACTGAGGCACAGGCAAATCACACGTTGGCTCGTTTTTAAGAATGGTTTTATATTCAATTTTTCTTTCCTCGGCGGCGGCGCGTTGAATAATACCGCGACGATAGGCATCACCGGCGATTTGATTTGCACGGTGAAAACTTAATGATTGGTCAGTGATCAGCGCGGATTTTTTATCAACGTCTAACGCGAGTTGTTGGTTTTCTGCCGTGAGTATGCCGACTCGTTCATTGAGCCGGTCTATTTTTTTGATACCTTGCCAGCCAGCGAATATGACACCAGCGACAAGGAGTAATGCGAAAGCGATTGCCCATTTTTTCATATTAAACATAAGCTTTTCGTCTCGCATTATTGGATTTAAACATCACAACATCGCCCATGCTTTTTCAAACAATTCATCACTGTATGGCTGCTGACCATTTTCAACATGGACTATCGCTTTAGCGATTTTGAATGCCGTTTCTTTGTCGTAAACATCAAGGCAATCACGACGACCAAAGCCCGTTTCTTTACAGACACGATTAATATAACCCTCTGTATTATTGCGGTCTTTTGCCGGTGCCCAACGTTCAATAATTTCTTCCACCGTATCAATTTTGCCGCAACCAACCCCTTGTTTTCCCGTGTAGGTTGAATAGGTACGCAAAAGCTTGAATAATGCACGAATACCGTATTCAGGTTTCTCAAAACGGCTATGACGAGGCTCAATGCTAGGGTCAAATGCTAACTCCCCTCGCCATGAATTTCTCGGGTTATAATCAATATTGCCCGGATTGTTGTTGCGTATGCCGCGTGGTACGTTAGACATGTTTTCCTCCAGTAAAGCGTGACCATAAATAGGAAAGTCCGATACTTCCCATCGCACCAAATACACCGGTGGTGAATAGGGTGATATAAATGCTCTGATTGCCCTCAATACAGAGCAATCCCCCTAGCAACCCAACAAAGCCAGAAACGACCATTTGCATAAAAGCCGCAAACCAGCTCCACGGGGCATTATTCGTTTTAACGTCAATGATGTATCTCACAACACCTCCCCACATTGAAATGAAGAGCATTAATAACCACTGTGCGATACCGAAACTGTTCGGATCTTTATCAAACATGTATCAATCCCATAGCTGTATAAGTGGCTGTACCGGCTCTTCGGTAATTTCAGGTAACTCAATCAATAGCCCCGCAGGTAGCACGGCACCTTGTTCGGCAAGATTGGGATTGGCTAACAGAACAGCTTCTGTCATGCCTGTCGTTCTGCCGTAAAATCGCCAACAGATCCCGTCTACGGTGTCACCTTTTATCGTTCTGGTTTTCATATCAATTCAACAATATTGTGTGTCGTGCCCTTGATGCGCTGAATTGCCCAAACAGCATCACGCTGTAAATCATCAATATTCGTCTCTAAGGCATCGGCTTTTTTGCTACCGTTCGGTGTGGTGTCTATATCGCGGTAACGTTCGATTAAGTTTGCTTTTGCCGCGCTAAATACGGCACGGCGATAAAGGATCACTAATTCTGATACGTCAATCTCCCCATGCGTGATTTTGTTGGCCGGAACCACGTCTAACGTTGTATAGCCCAACTGAATCTCTTGATGTTGAAAGCGGGATAATTCGCGGTTAGTTTCAATAATGGCGTTTTTTAAAGCTTCAATTAATCGACTTTGGGTGACCGTACCGTCAACTCGCATTGACTCGCGAAATGCACGGGTATTAATCGCAGGCCAAAAATCACCACTGGTGATCGTTTCGTCTTTTTCGTTAGCGGGTTCGGGTGAAACAAAATCCATGAGGTCACCTTAAAATAGGTAGGCGGTGGGCGAGAGTCCGAAAAATAAATTTCTTATCTCGCGCCGCCTTGCGCGTTGGCACGTTCTTTATTCGTCAGCACTGTTTTTTGCTGACAAAAACTTTTCAATATTCTTAATGTCCTGCTTAACACCACTGCGCTCATTAAGCTCAAGGGCTCGCATTAATTCACATAAAGCTGGTTGTGGAAAATCATTATCGCGCAGGCTGTAACCCAGCCATTTATGCAGCTCGGCACGGACTTTATCGGGCATATCTTCATGCTCAATCAATGCCATGGTGCGCTGCAAGATATCCAATGGAATGGGATTTTTTGCGGTATAGGCTTCTTTGGCTCTATCCCCCATTTCTTCGGCAATGGCACAGCCGGTTGTGCGAGATTGACCTGACGGCATGGCGAGCTTGTGCTTTAGTGCATACTCCGCAATATCTAGCCCTTGCTCGAACAAACCGGCGTCAAAACTCCACAACATGAGATACATCAATACATCATCTTGAACGCCTGAATTGCCTTTTAATGTTTCAGTGATCCACGCCTCGTATAGCGGCAAGGCTTTACGTTTGTATGCGGCTTTGCGTTCAAATGATTGTGTTTTACTTAAATCCCGCATGTGTTGGCGCAACATCAATTTGACTTGTGTTGCTGCCGAGGGGTCAGCAAGAACGCCATAGGCGCTGACGTTCTTAGCTTCAACCTGCATACGTTTTCGTTCCCACGGATTCACAGCTTATTCTCCGGTTGGCGCGTCTTTTACTTCGTCCGGCTCAGTAGGCTCCGCCGGTTTTCCTGACGTCAGCTCGATGTTTTCAATCAACGCCACGCAGTCGTAATCTTCAACAATGTAATCTTCATTAACAGACTCATAGTTTTCGATACGGTCACGTTTGGCATTGTCCACCACTTGACGGCGGCGTGATTCGATTTGCCAGTAGATAGATAAATTATCTAACCGTGTAATAAGCATTCCATTTTTCGGGAAATAAGGAACACGTACCGCCGGCAATCCACCGAGGCGTTTTTGGCTGATAATCACATCCGCAGCTAACGCCTCGGTATTGGCTTGATCACGATTAACGATAGGGAAATATTTATCGGCTAAAAGTGAGCGACCACAGATAACCACTAAATCGGTATCATCGGCATAGACTTCAGAAATGGCGTGGTCAACGGCTTGCATAACCAGTGCATCAAGGTTTTCATACTCTTCACCTTTACCCACTTTGATAGGCTCAGGGGTGATTTGGTTGGTGTCTTTATCGGTTGAAGAACCTAAAACATGTTCAGGGGCTTCAAGGCGAATTTTATGTAACCAACCGATGTTGACGTCCTGTAGCATTTTGTTGACTGTACGGTTTGAAGTTGCCGCGCGGCTCGTACCATTAAAACCAATCATAATGCGATCAAGGGCTTGGCGCTGAATAATGGCATCACGGATACGGCGCTGGAAATCTTGAAACATTGCCCACATATCCAGTTTTTCGTAACGGATAGCAGTATCGAAGTTTGTTTGACGGCAGTGATAACCTTGTTTGGCCAATTGTGTTGGGTCAGTCGGTTCGCGGTCTTGCTTCGTGGTGTCCGTCGTGCCGGCAACCGTTGAGCCAATGCCGAGGCCGATTTTTTCGCCCACTTGGTCTTTGACAGGCACAATATTAATTTTGGTCAGAAAGACGGCGCTTAAC of the Providencia rettgeri genome contains:
- a CDS encoding baseplate J/gp47 family protein produces the protein MAASIDLSLLPAPDVVELLDSEVLFAERKTALIAAMPEEQREAIARTLELESEPLTKLLQENCYRELILRQRVNEAARASMVAFATGVDLDQLAANNNVKRLMLSAGDENAIPPIAPMYESDANLRMRIPAAFEALSVAGPIGSYEYHARSADGRVSDASVISPLPAHVTVTVLSREGNGSAPADLIEKVNIALNDEDVRPVADRVTVQSATIVNYEIDAVIYCYPSPEYEPIMAAAEEQVKRYATQQHRLGRDIVLSAIYAALHVQGVQRVELKKPVADIKLDKTQASFCTQINVALGGSDE
- a CDS encoding GPW/gp25 family protein, which gives rise to MRYCGMSRENGKCLSDIEHIRQSVRDILITPIGSRIARRNYGSLLSELIDQPQNSALTLQLMSACYTALLKWEPRILLTRISLNSTEAAQMIVDIEATTQDTNQSLNFSVNVR
- a CDS encoding phage baseplate assembly protein V codes for the protein MNNADILRLIRNLIRIGSVTNVDAKKGCRVQIGNLETDWLNWVTLRAGSTRTMNAPSVGEQVLILALGGELTTAFVLTGIFSNEHSEPTDSLTADHRTYSDGAIIEYEPATGALIATGIKTATIEASEQINATTKVVVVNASKQINLTTPTVICSQNLTCATLNVTEGGKMTGNFTHTGGAITSNGITLHEHTHGGVRSGGESTGKPQ
- a CDS encoding type II toxin-antitoxin system RelE/ParE family toxin, with the translated sequence MKELKQTEAFRLWESKLKDKRAKTIIATRLFRLANGLAGDATPVGEGISELRIHHGPGYRVYYQQRGNTIILLLCGGDKSSQSRDITLAKTLAKKWILEENNDE
- a CDS encoding addiction module antidote protein yields the protein MSNLTTYDPALALVDDEEIAFFMADAIETGDSAYIAKALGIVARAKGMSQIAAETGLSREQLYRSFSEDGNPTLKSTLAVMKALGVELTVKTHIN
- a CDS encoding phage virion morphogenesis protein, coding for MNDDTLRQLDNELTHLLNRMSQGQRRQLAKEITRDLRRSQIKRIQQQKNSDGSPYTKRKANFVTVQREIQFMWHGQKRTLRNWRGNSKTITGQDANKKAQRSFRKSDIQRYISIKKDKISTERKTKQTRMFKKLATARFLRTYSSDKEAAIYFLPSAGNIAGVHQFGLTERIGNAKITYPSRQLLGLTPQEIRHIESQIIDFLAR
- a CDS encoding phage tail protein — protein: MKKLTNLREYLDRKIPFLKDNPENLYLFVENGRIISTLEETPSFEYEYTANIIIERYSGDQNVLIAVVNDWLRKNQSDISANPAKRQQDFRFEAVILDNKTAHISIDLNLTERVLAIDKDGKYVIEATPEPTNPFDEWSTTR
- a CDS encoding DUF2570 domain-containing protein, whose protein sequence is MFNMKKWAIAFALLLVAGVIFAGWQGIKKIDRLNERVGILTAENQQLALDVDKKSALITDQSLSFHRANQIAGDAYRRGIIQRAAAEERKIEYKTILKNEPTCDLPVPQYLADRVLDNAYRIRAIAMHSHSENINPASTTASTGRVLTYCDLASMVDPLLAALETANIQLSAIEQFDEERNREKTH
- a CDS encoding structural protein is translated as MSNVPRGIRNNNPGNIDYNPRNSWRGELAFDPSIEPRHSRFEKPEYGIRALFKLLRTYSTYTGKQGVGCGKIDTVEEIIERWAPAKDRNNTEGYINRVCKETGFGRRDCLDVYDKETAFKIAKAIVHVENGQQPYSDELFEKAWAML
- a CDS encoding phage holin family protein; its protein translation is MFDKDPNSFGIAQWLLMLFISMWGGVVRYIIDVKTNNAPWSWFAAFMQMVVSGFVGLLGGLLCIEGNQSIYITLFTTGVFGAMGSIGLSYLWSRFTGGKHV
- a CDS encoding tail protein X — protein: MKTRTIKGDTVDGICWRFYGRTTGMTEAVLLANPNLAEQGAVLPAGLLIELPEITEEPVQPLIQLWD
- a CDS encoding head completion/stabilization protein; this translates as MDFVSPEPANEKDETITSGDFWPAINTRAFRESMRVDGTVTQSRLIEALKNAIIETNRELSRFQHQEIQLGYTTLDVVPANKITHGEIDVSELVILYRRAVFSAAKANLIERYRDIDTTPNGSKKADALETNIDDLQRDAVWAIQRIKGTTHNIVELI
- the gpM gene encoding phage terminase small subunit; translated protein: MNPWERKRMQVEAKNVSAYGVLADPSAATQVKLMLRQHMRDLSKTQSFERKAAYKRKALPLYEAWITETLKGNSGVQDDVLMYLMLWSFDAGLFEQGLDIAEYALKHKLAMPSGQSRTTGCAIAEEMGDRAKEAYTAKNPIPLDILQRTMALIEHEDMPDKVRAELHKWLGYSLRDNDFPQPALCELMRALELNERSGVKQDIKNIEKFLSAKNSADE
- a CDS encoding phage major capsid protein, P2 family; protein product: MRKETKVKFNGYMTRLGEIYGVQPHEFTDSKVEIEPSAAQKLESKIQLSAVFLTKINIVPVKDQVGEKIGLGIGSTVAGTTDTTKQDREPTDPTQLAKQGYHCRQTNFDTAIRYEKLDMWAMFQDFQRRIRDAIIQRQALDRIMIGFNGTSRAATSNRTVNKMLQDVNIGWLHKIRLEAPEHVLGSSTDKDTNQITPEPIKVGKGEEYENLDALVMQAVDHAISEVYADDTDLVVICGRSLLADKYFPIVNRDQANTEALAADVIISQKRLGGLPAVRVPYFPKNGMLITRLDNLSIYWQIESRRRQVVDNAKRDRIENYESVNEDYIVEDYDCVALIENIELTSGKPAEPTEPDEVKDAPTGE